The sequence below is a genomic window from Coffea arabica cultivar ET-39 chromosome 8e, Coffea Arabica ET-39 HiFi, whole genome shotgun sequence.
TAataaaattgatgattgaaacAGAAAAAAGACCAAAGATGTGGAATTTATCATATTTTGTTTGTaatcaagaaatttttttgtaaaatgtcTATAATTTGCATAAGGATTTCTTTAGTTGGATTAGTAATTGTTAGTTATGATTTGTTGTGGAGGTAGCATTTATTCTCAACTTCTTAGCTGTTAATATTTTTAAGAATGCGAGAGTGTTATAACGGTGGTTCTGGGTTAGATTAGCTTGTAGATGGAAAGGTGTTAGGGCAATGATATTTAATTTTAAAGTATAAAATTGGTTTCAGTGGGGGGGGGGaggtgtgtttgtgtgtgtgtgtgtgtgttttttttttctttgcatggtaAGCATTGATATTATATGTACAATTTAGGATCTTTTGGGAGGTTACTTTAGTTTGGAATTGGAGTTTATATTTGGATAGTTGTTAAGGATTAGGATAGTTGATTGGTGCAAAATATGAAAGAAACTGATTGAGTGTgttgtatttttcctttttagttttGTACAAAAGGGCAATTTAAGATTTTTAAGAGAAAATCTAGTTTATTGGATCTACTTTGTTACATAAATAGTAAAAGTAAGGAAGGCATATCTAATTTTAAAAACCTAAGCGGAGCTCTTTGCAATTatcaaaaacctcaggggaggtttgtgaaattatcccttaccTGAAAGAACCAACAACAACTCAAATGAGATAATATATATTCAAAGTAAGCCACATACCACAATAAACAACTAGTTTACTTGTATAAAACTTCTATAAATTGCAATCTATCAACCGGATAAGAACATTCTTACTGTATACTGTACTCTGACGAAAATAAAAATATCTTGGGAAAGCTATATATGCCTACACAACCATAAGAATAAAAGTTCTACAAGTTACACTGCTCAATTACTTATGATAAAATACCCTAGTTTTGTAAAATCCTTTTTGTCGGAACAATTGACCCTATAATGAGAATTAAATACCTTACTGAATTAGAGTAAGCCAGACATTGAGAAAGATAATCACTAAGTTTGTtgaaataaattttggaaattcttctttttattatttgaaatactTTACAAGCAATCAATCCAATCTAATTGCGTAAAAAAAATCTCCTAGTTAGCCATGTACCATAGTCAAAAGTTTATGTTGACAAGacataattaattaaacatGAGCTTGATGGTCTTTTATGGAAAACTGAAAATAGCAAGAGTAAAGTGATTTAAGAAGTAGAGTTGGGTAACACCTGGTCCCCTCATGACGCAAGAACACCAGACACCCTTGTTCAAGACTTGGAATGTACAATGTTTGATTGAAATCATTGGGGACGCCGTTGGGTCATATGCTCCGCACTGGTGCCAATAGAAGATGGTTAGTTGGCAAGGGTGGAGTACTTTTCTGCAAAATATCACGTGTTCGAATTTATTTATAGTTGTATTGGtaaatcatttttaaaaatcTCTCTAACTGACTTATGATCCGGCGGCAATGTTCTGATCCGTGGCAATAACTGGAACTGACCCCATCCAAActtttatttatataaaaaaaaaaaaagaaaccttcACTGGCAACCTCCAAAACCACAATATAAATATGCATACATTCCTCAACAATTTGGGCGAAAAAACGAGTACACTTGGCGAAAGTCACTCCAGCAATCTTCATTAGATCAGTGCTCGAGGGACACCCTCGTGTTTCCTTTGGCACAAGATACCACTAGGAGTTTAAGAGTCAAACTTTTTTAAAGAAGGAAAGATGGGAAGAAGCCCATGTTGTGCTAAGGAAGGCTTAAACAGAGGGGCTTGGACTCCTTCGGAAGACAGAATGCTGATAGACTACATCAAGTCCCACGGCGAAGGAAAATGGAGAAGTCTTCCCAAACGAGCAGGTCAGTTATATCAGATTAAGTGCATAATACTAAATAATGTCCACGCTATATGGGGATTTGTGGTAGAACTAAAGTTTTGTAATTTTGTCATGTCAATTATAAACGGGCAAAAACCTAGGTCTCAAAAGATGCGGGAAGAGTTGCAGACTTCGTTGGTTGAACTATCTAAGACCCGATATCAAGAGAGGAAACATAACAGCTGATGAAGAGGACCTCATAATCAGGCTACACAAGCTCCTTGGAAACAGGCGAGTCACACTCACTCATCATTCATTTTTAATCAGCTTGACTAATTTCTTGAGACAGCTCTTTTAAGTACATACATTTGGGTTATTTTAACAGGTGCTCACCGGGAATGCACACGCTATAGAGTGTTAAATCACATTTAACATACCATGTGAATATacacactaacaattattataCTACTTTACATTTATAAGTCTTTCGCATTTAACTTCACATTTGCAAAATAGTAACATGGAAAGTACATCTTAACAAGTGTCTAGTGGCACTTATTAGACAGACCctacatatgtatatattaaaacaaaattattaccGCGTCTGCCTTGCAGGTGGTCCTTGATAGCTGGAAGGCTTCCTGGGCGAACAGACAATGAAATAAAGAACTATTGGAGCACCACCCTCGCCAAAAAAATTCGAGGTGATCAAAACTTAGCCACCAGATCATCTTGTGTAAAACGCAAGCCAGCATCAACAATTAAGTCCAGATCAGTCCCGGTACTGCAAAATCTAACAAGCACGCATCAGCCGCCAAATTCAGAAAAGCTAGAAGGCTCCGCTACTCATGTGGTCCGCACAAAGGCTAGAAGGTTAACTAAAGTTTTCATCAATGCAGACTTACAAACTTCTTGTACACAACAAGAACAACCCGGGATGATGATGGCAGTGAAAGCTGCACCATCCGGGGCTGATGCCAAATACGGCTTCAACGATACTCGTACTAGTGACAACAGCGAAGAAGTTGGCCCCGAGCCAGCTTCAGGTGCTTTTTCTGGAGAAGAAGGCTACTACTCTTCGGACTTCATGATGGATTTTGAAATGGACGACGATTTCCTTTCTGAATTTCTCAACACGGATTTCATGGAATTTGAACAGGATTTTCCCGAGGGGCCCGCACAGGGTACCTGCATTGAGGCCAATGATTTCTCTCCCAACTATTGTCCAAGACCGCTTTCACATGATGATCGGAATGCTCAACCGGATCTTGATTCCATGACGACTCTTCTTCATACTGCTGTGGCCTGGCTTCATGAAGACCAGTAAATTAAGTTGCTAGAAAGATCATGTCTCCTTGTACTAGAGAATTAGTGTGCTTgtattttgtatatttttttgggtaaattatCTTTGTGATTATTAATAACGAGTAAATCTTTCATGCACTCTTAATGTATATACTAGTAGGTATACATGCATTttacatatgcaaaatttggtgttaaaattcaaattaaaattaTGTGGTATTCATTTAGACCTATACACACTACAGTATAATATAGGAAGGATTAATCTATTAATTAAATGGACGTTGAAAGTTTGATAAGTATTTTTTTGTGAGAGAATTAAGCAGCTGTATGTTATGCTCATAAGTAGAAAATGGTGTCTAACATTGGTAGTTTGATAGATGGAGAAAGAGCGTTTAATATGTAAATAAGGGATTGAGATTTAACCGTTTAAATTTTTCAGTCAAAGTTGGGTTCCTGACTTACATTGGAATTCGATGATGGAGCCTCTTGAAAGTTTTTCTCCCTAACAGTATGCCATTTCCTTCTTACTTTCTTCTTGTTATTCCACTTGTATTGCGTCAGCTGTGTATTATTTGGAACCTTTTGTTGCAAAAACTTCCATCATATGCTAATTAAATGTGTCGGTGGTCATATGGATTCAATTTCTATTATTAATTGTTCATTGCGCGGCCCTCACAGCatgatcatctttttttttcccttttctggtTTTTGAGACTGCAATTAGAAACTCTATCCAGCTAGGGTGAGAAATGAACAAGCACACAGATGAGGAGGCCTTGATAATAATGTTGAGATCCCAAGAATTGAAGGTCCTTAATTCTAATCCTCTTATCCCTTCCTGACTTCTTAAATCCCACTCCTCTTGTGCTAGAATAAAATATACAAACGTGTAATTAGAGCATAGTTACAAACCTGTGGGGGACTTACAACTTGAACTTTTCTGATTACTCATAGCAGTTTCTATCACTAAACCAAGAACTTGTTCTCCTCATCACATATAAACAAACCTATATATTCTTGTAAGAATATAAAACTACTGTATATTTCTTCTCGGGTTCTGGGAAGGATCTCAAGTTAATACTATTACATAACGCTCAAAAGAGGAAGAAATAACCTTGTCTAAAATTCAGAAGGTCGTAATTCAATGGACAACGAACTGTATTGTGGCAGGATTTGAGGTATTTATGATCTCCAAAATCTTTAATTGTGTGAGTGAGGAGAACGTCACATGCTCTAGAGTACATTTATTTGCACTTAATGCCTTCGAAACTGACGTGAACAACGAAACTCCCAGACATTGACTCAAGGCAAATCTTGCCAAAAATAGCGCAGAACATTCATGTAGTGTTCATTAAAGATGCATTTGCAAGCCTGCAAATGTCGGAAATAGGTTGTTCAGCTACTCACATGCTCATTATGCGATAGTGCAAGCCCATGTGTGCAGTCTGTGAACTGATAATACCAATATTAATCACAAAAGTCATAGTTTGAACTGATATAAGTGCGAAGGCATTTGCAATGGATTTTCTATTCCACTCCATGTACTATTCCCGTACTATTATTTAATGTAGGGACTACCTAATAGGTTTTCATTAAACACTCATTAAGATGTACTTCAAATGACAGGTTTTGAAaagtaagattaattagaaaaaatatatataaatacaatGGATGGTAACGAGTgttagcatatatatatatatatatatatatatataggaaaagTCTGAAGTAACGATCGGTATGGTAACGAAACTgtttttacctgatataacaggtaaaaacacttttagcgaccatttgattacctATTGGACTGGTCACCTAAATAAAATAGTACCTAAAATTTTGGTTAGTAAGTTTTACATAAAAAATAGTAAGTTTACTAGagaaattagtaacttttatgtctcaaaaagtaaattggaataaatatggaacttactttttttttgaagtaaattACTACTCTATATCTGAAACTTACTTAttggagagtaagtttagtttaagtaatagtaagtttttatagattaatagtaaatattgttgatagaatagtaaatttggttaGTGGTCAAAACCTACTAGTTTGTGGTAtgaatttactattttacttaaaaaacttatatgaaacaagtattaggaagtttatttgaaataatgttaagattttttattaatgattgaaacttagtattatagttagtaattactcgtaatgtaaatgtatgatacataattgtatgtatcatttataaatgttatatgttttaagcattttaaatatagtatgaaatttttttttttttgcacatgaccttataaaatatgtaagaataatttgtcatattataatttttgaattatttttgaatttgtgaAAGGTTAGAAAGTTTGGAtgacaataacaacaaatcttttGAGTTATATATAGAATTGCACTTATCTATACGTCACAATTTCCATATATTAAtacctatgaatataataaaatggaaaatttttaataaatttatttactgggtcacaagtataaaagttaaagttgtattataataacaacaaatcttttGAGTTGTATATAAAATAGCCCTTACTTATACATCACAATTTTCATATATTAATGCCTATGAATttaataaaatggtaaaattttaataaatttattttttgggtcacaagtataaaaattaaagttgtattaacgtagcataatctttgaaaattatagtaaaGTTACCCATATGTTAAGTTCTGTGAATTTCAAATATACTTTGTATCATTTACATTATGGATTTGTATCTAtattttttctatcaaactcttttttattggcaaatggtatgtaaattattataaaatgtccttttataataatcataattttttatagATGAATGTTATGTAAATTATTAAAATTATCAATTCACAAATGACTAAATCTAACTACTTTATGTCATATATTAGTTTAATTGACTAAAAAATTACTGTCATCATGTGCACGTTGATTGTTGAATTGAAATTTCCTTTATTACTAGTACAAGTTCTTCtaatcaaagcaaaataaaatcaaatgtcttttccttttgtatgtagtagttatgcttagtagaaatttattaaaccatttttacaaTACATAATTTCTTCTAAAATTAGTAACATTTTCCATGACCTCTAACCTTGTCAATAATACTAACTACTGACATGTAGATAATCTTAAAAGCAAAAGCCATCAATATgacaaaaaaagaatattttcgtGCTGCACGAAAAAAATTGTGATTCTATATAGAATcaaagaaattcatcatgaatgaGAATGAATTGCAAAGTTATCCATTTTTAATTTCATATGCATCCAGAATTTCACGCAACATTACTTTAGAGGAACTTTCCTTTTTCACACTAAGGAATCAATCCCAATCTCTacgtctcttttattttttctttaaccaTTAAATAGGGTCAAAGCTGTTAGCAGTAAAATACTAAATAAATTTAATTCCATTTCAAACTCTAGTTAATTGTATACTAATATTTTACACCACAATCAATCGAGCACCAATTTCCTTTTTTAAGTGGctattatttaatttattacttaggttaaatatttacatataaaataaTAGCAATAGAATGCCAATCCTCGGATCAATGGAACTTCAATTATTGTTAATAAAACTAATTTTacattgataaaaattagtctACAGAATGAAAAGTCAATGGCAACAATTGCTAAAATATAGCAATTTTTAATTATgggaaaataaacaactaagttcccaaaatatttcacttttattgtttaaaaaatctcaacttgttgactaaattcaaaataattctattgtcaaaaataatttttctcaaATTAACTTTAATGATTAGATGTGAGATacaaatatggtaaaatatccctcatatgtatgtcatggatatttgagagttttagtaaaaaaaattttttttttgttgttaaaataacattgtatcatagtgtactaattattttaggaccattttaTACGTgaactaaatttaatttaaattatacaatagattatatatgcatgtgattttcatttataattattggaTCCCATTCTTATGAACAATCTCCCACGATAAAAAGTCCTGATCATACTGATTTTCTTACATTAATTGTTATactaattttttcatttttattgttatattatttctcaatttGTTTAGGCTTTAACTCTTATTATTTCTCGTGTCCcagatgtaaatttattaaaactttatcatcttattatattcataggtgttaaattataaaatttatgatatataaacaagtaatattctatatataactaggaagatttgttgttattgttatccaaactttcaaacttttcaaaaattgaaaatgattaaaaacttataataaaacaaaattttattacatattttacgagattatgtgaaaagtcaaactatttttcatagtattttaaaatatataaataaattttttttaattatacctataatcatGTATTATACAGGTACATTAccagtacttactaactaaggtactaagaattaatcattaataaaacatcttattgttatttcaaataaatttcctAATACTACTTTGAAATATGTTAAAGTAAAATAGTATATGTGTGCCATAAATCAGTAAgttttgattattaatcaaatttaccaTGTTAtcagtaagaattactatttatgtataaaaacttactattacttgaattaaacttactctctaaaaagtaagttcgggatataaagtagtaatttatttatttaaaaagtaagtttaatatttattccaatttaccttttgaagtagaaaagttactaatttattactgTTAACTTACTTTTTTAGATGGAAAACttactttcttatttttaagtgttattctatttaggtggataggcctatcaaataatcaaatggtcgctaaaagtGCAACTACCTGTTATATCAAGTAAAAAACTGTTTCGTTACCATAACTGTCGTTACTAAAGCatagtctatatatatatatatatatatacacacatagcTAGTTAGATGAAATTTAGGTGTGTTAACTTGTGCCCAATGGATAcctattagaaaaattctttaaTGTGCTACCTTATAATTATGAATATTTCCAAtttaattttcttcctttttcctgAAGTTTCAACAACTACCAACAGGGTAGAATATAAAATATAACacactaaaagaaatttaattgaCTATGCTGTAATGAATTttctaccatttttttttttgttattatgtTATATGTTCTTTTAATATGTAGTAGTTTGTTTTCTATCCTGTGAATAGCTGGAACttaagaggaaaagaaaacgaATTGAAATGGAATATTTATCAATGGGGTATGGCAACATGATAGATAGTGGGATATGGAATACTATATATAGGAAGTGGGATAGAAGCATAGCTATTAAACCTTGTCCAGCAAAAAGATCGAGTGGATTGTTAAAAATTGGTGGATCATGAAGTAAAATTTATAAATACAAACTAGTAACtttagcatatatatatatgtatatatatatatataatatgatAAACTACTTTTAGATATTAATTATTGTATTCAGAAAGATTTATAATGCACATATAAACATTGATAGAAgacataattttattttattatactCTTACAAAAATAAACTACGTAGTCAAACATAAAGCAAAATAATTCCATTTACTTCAAGTAAATatcataattttttaattttattttttgtttaaaaataattttctaacaaaCCAATTATTTTTAACATAATAATAACATTTTTAGTTTGGAAATTCAAAGGATTAAttgcataataaaaaataaacaattcCATTTAGAGGAACACATAGTTATCAAATAAAATCCTAACAAATAGTAAAGTCTTATGCACATTTAAAAAGAGATCCAATATTCAATATTgtaaaaactatatataaattTTGATCCAAAAAGACAAAGAGCGATAttcattaaacaaaaaaaataagatcAACAAAAAACTAGATGGATTCCCTATTTAACTGACAGGTCAAATAGTTTTGACCAAGTTTGATTCGGTCAATTCCCTTTATGGTCAATTAGAGGCCCTCCTTGGTCTAATGTTTGGTTCGCCAAGCACCTGCACTAGTGGGATGACCCAACAGGATTACAAGAAATCGATGGGAATTGAACCATCATTGAACTATACGGGTGTATTAAGCACCAAAATATCCATATGAATCTAAGAGAAACCACATTAAGT
It includes:
- the LOC113703499 gene encoding transcription factor MYB1-like, whose product is MGRSPCCAKEGLNRGAWTPSEDRMLIDYIKSHGEGKWRSLPKRAGLKRCGKSCRLRWLNYLRPDIKRGNITADEEDLIIRLHKLLGNRWSLIAGRLPGRTDNEIKNYWSTTLAKKIRGDQNLATRSSCVKRKPASTIKSRSVPVLQNLTSTHQPPNSEKLEGSATHVVRTKARRLTKVFINADLQTSCTQQEQPGMMMAVKAAPSGADAKYGFNDTRTSDNSEEVGPEPASGAFSGEEGYYSSDFMMDFEMDDDFLSEFLNTDFMEFEQDFPEGPAQGTCIEANDFSPNYCPRPLSHDDRNAQPDLDSMTTLLHTAVAWLHEDQ